One Mobula birostris isolate sMobBir1 chromosome 4, sMobBir1.hap1, whole genome shotgun sequence DNA window includes the following coding sequences:
- the pigg gene encoding GPI ethanolamine phosphate transferase 2 isoform X5: protein MRLRSSLFGCCGLLVQLFGMALFLRGFFPVPARSSGSTKAKVSDVPVEPAGGFASNQTKLPSPLFGRVVIMLVDALREDFVFGVKGKQFMPYTQHLVEQGSSHSFIAKAWPPTVTMPRIKAMMTGKIPGFIDIIMNLNSAALTEDNLIWQAKAAGKRIVFYGDDTWVRMFPNQFTEHDGTTSFFVSDYTEVDENVTRHLDKVLERNDWDLLILHYLGLDHIGHLAGPNSPLIGSKLSEMDNIVQKIHEGLLSKESKTSVPSLLILCGDHGMSDTGSHGGSSKHEVNTPLVFISPAFTKKHSFVVSEYVEQTDLTSTLALGFGLPIPRNNLGHLIPSVLEERPFQEQLRYLNLNGYQLSLLIQESIPAYEKDAGYKLFQIALKSHGSWIKLYLEGNTSETLANLGKKVLRQYLDALKFMSSSLSKIVAQYDMYSMIVGTIIVVEVIFLLLVSIPEALSSTAEFEVPVSSPFYSLLFYLLCLMFAAIHVVVCTSTTTSCYFCNVSWLLVATVIVLISALQCVLFSTLWKRFAHGKPQRKLQSQN from the exons GCTTTGCATCAAATCAGACAAAACTACCATCTCCATTGTTTGGAAGAGTTGTGATTATGCTGGTGGATGCTTTGAGAGAAGATTTTGTCTTTGGAGTTAAAGGAAAGCAGTTCATGCCATATACCCAACACTTGGTTGAACAAGGTTCATCACACAGTTTTATTGCTAAAGCGTGGCCTCCAACAGTTACTATGCCCAGAATTaag GCAATGATGACTGGTAAAATACCTGGATTTATTGATATAATCATGAACCTAAATTCTGCGGCTCTGACAGAAGATAATCTAATCTGGCAGGCAAAAGCTGCTGGAAAAAGGATTGTGTTCTATGGTGATGACACTTGGGTCCGAATGTTTCCTAATCAATTTACAGAACATGATGGAACTACCTCTTTCTTTGTATCTGATTATACTGAG GTTGATGAAAATGTAACAAGGCATTTGGATAAAGTATTAGAAAGAAATGATTGGGATCTATTAATTTTGCACTACCTTGGATTAGATCATATAGGTCATCTGGCAGGACCAAATAGTCCCTTGATCGGATCAAAACTGTCAGAAATGGATAATATTGTTCAGAAGATTCATGAAGGACTTCTATCCAAG GAAAGTAAAACCTCTGTGCCTAGTTTATTAATATTGTGTGGGGATCACGGGATGTCAGATACTGGCAGTCATGGAGGTTCTTCAAAGCATGAAGTAAACACACCACTAGTTTTCATTAGCCCTGCTTTCACAAAGAAAC ATTCCTTTGTTGTTTCTGAATATGTGGAGCAAACCGATCTCACATCCACTTTAGCATTAGGTTTTGGTTTGCCTATCCCTCGAAACAATTTGGGGCATCTCATTCCATCTGTCCTAGAGGAAAGACCTTTTCAAGAACAGCTAAGATACTTGAATCTTAATGGATACCAACTTAGTCTTCTAATTCAAGAGAGCATTCCTGCGTATGAGAAAG ATGCTGGGTACAAACTATTTCAAATAGCACTGAAATCTCATGGTTCTTGGATCAAACTTTATTTGGAAGGTAACACTTCGGAGACTCTGGCAAACCTAGGAAAAAAAGTGTTGAGGCAGTATTTGGATGCCCTGAAGTTCATGAGCTCCTCGCTTTCCAAAATTGTGGCACAGTATGATATGTACTCAATGATTGTAGGAACAATCATTGTGGTAGAG GTTATCTTCCTTCTGTTAGTAAGTATTCCAGAAGCATTGAGCAGCACTGCTGAATTTGAAGTACCTGTGTCATCACCGTTCTACTCCCTCCTATTCTACCTGCTGTGCCTGATGTTCGCAGCTATTCACGTGGTTGTGTGTACATCAACTACAACATCCTGCTACTTCTGCAATGTGTCCTGGCTCTTGGTTGCAACAGTGATAGTGCTGATATCTGCCTTACAGTGTGTGCTTTTTTCAACACTTTGGAAGCGTTTTGCTCATGGAAAACCTCAACGTAAG CTCCAATCACAGAATTGA
- the pigg gene encoding GPI ethanolamine phosphate transferase 2 isoform X2, whose translation MLLHPLRLFLQTRQVLHLPQHLFPPYDPGLRTALPGFASNQTKLPSPLFGRVVIMLVDALREDFVFGVKGKQFMPYTQHLVEQGSSHSFIAKAWPPTVTMPRIKAMMTGKIPGFIDIIMNLNSAALTEDNLIWQAKAAGKRIVFYGDDTWVRMFPNQFTEHDGTTSFFVSDYTEVDENVTRHLDKVLERNDWDLLILHYLGLDHIGHLAGPNSPLIGSKLSEMDNIVQKIHEGLLSKESKTSVPSLLILCGDHGMSDTGSHGGSSKHEVNTPLVFISPAFTKKHSFVVSEYVEQTDLTSTLALGFGLPIPRNNLGHLIPSVLEERPFQEQLRYLNLNGYQLSLLIQESIPAYEKDAGYKLFQIALKSHGSWIKLYLEGNTSETLANLGKKVLRQYLDALKFMSSSLSKIVAQYDMYSMIVGTIIVVEVIFLLLVSIPEALSSTAEFEVPVSSPFYSLLFYLLCLMFAAIHVVVCTSTTTSCYFCNVSWLLVATVIVLISALQCVLFSTLWKRFAHGKPQRKSCAADCSSWSELNLVLLLGTFGHTLSLGSSSFIEEEHQTWIFLVNTLLLVFFQDACRKYFAAIDSKGKAKKWNPEDDEQQTAIPGLFEVSCLDSDDDNSKDCRQSGKNYEKWLVLSSPWIILVLCRVLRGLNQTGIKYAQKPDFGHWLTSSNHRIELSILTAVSLFLIFILIQRTCSFVSKAALALGLVGIYCYRAAIGNVVFPWKPDKYDVSKGIIEARFVYVFILGILFTGVKDLLKSGVVSSDTVSNSRGLWEIYNGLVLLAALLLRPHNLPVLLFILIVQMILTRFIWRTLGYDAAQITIIYYWFGQASFYFQGNSNSIATVDISAGFVGFEDYVELPAILLTTFATYIGPLLWAVHLTCYMSSERSRYSSASVGHSCYCFILLRTIPAAVYIILITSLRYHLFIWSVFSPKLLYEGMHTLVTGAACIMFTAMDQKRMLKTLS comes from the exons GCTTTGCATCAAATCAGACAAAACTACCATCTCCATTGTTTGGAAGAGTTGTGATTATGCTGGTGGATGCTTTGAGAGAAGATTTTGTCTTTGGAGTTAAAGGAAAGCAGTTCATGCCATATACCCAACACTTGGTTGAACAAGGTTCATCACACAGTTTTATTGCTAAAGCGTGGCCTCCAACAGTTACTATGCCCAGAATTaag GCAATGATGACTGGTAAAATACCTGGATTTATTGATATAATCATGAACCTAAATTCTGCGGCTCTGACAGAAGATAATCTAATCTGGCAGGCAAAAGCTGCTGGAAAAAGGATTGTGTTCTATGGTGATGACACTTGGGTCCGAATGTTTCCTAATCAATTTACAGAACATGATGGAACTACCTCTTTCTTTGTATCTGATTATACTGAG GTTGATGAAAATGTAACAAGGCATTTGGATAAAGTATTAGAAAGAAATGATTGGGATCTATTAATTTTGCACTACCTTGGATTAGATCATATAGGTCATCTGGCAGGACCAAATAGTCCCTTGATCGGATCAAAACTGTCAGAAATGGATAATATTGTTCAGAAGATTCATGAAGGACTTCTATCCAAG GAAAGTAAAACCTCTGTGCCTAGTTTATTAATATTGTGTGGGGATCACGGGATGTCAGATACTGGCAGTCATGGAGGTTCTTCAAAGCATGAAGTAAACACACCACTAGTTTTCATTAGCCCTGCTTTCACAAAGAAAC ATTCCTTTGTTGTTTCTGAATATGTGGAGCAAACCGATCTCACATCCACTTTAGCATTAGGTTTTGGTTTGCCTATCCCTCGAAACAATTTGGGGCATCTCATTCCATCTGTCCTAGAGGAAAGACCTTTTCAAGAACAGCTAAGATACTTGAATCTTAATGGATACCAACTTAGTCTTCTAATTCAAGAGAGCATTCCTGCGTATGAGAAAG ATGCTGGGTACAAACTATTTCAAATAGCACTGAAATCTCATGGTTCTTGGATCAAACTTTATTTGGAAGGTAACACTTCGGAGACTCTGGCAAACCTAGGAAAAAAAGTGTTGAGGCAGTATTTGGATGCCCTGAAGTTCATGAGCTCCTCGCTTTCCAAAATTGTGGCACAGTATGATATGTACTCAATGATTGTAGGAACAATCATTGTGGTAGAG GTTATCTTCCTTCTGTTAGTAAGTATTCCAGAAGCATTGAGCAGCACTGCTGAATTTGAAGTACCTGTGTCATCACCGTTCTACTCCCTCCTATTCTACCTGCTGTGCCTGATGTTCGCAGCTATTCACGTGGTTGTGTGTACATCAACTACAACATCCTGCTACTTCTGCAATGTGTCCTGGCTCTTGGTTGCAACAGTGATAGTGCTGATATCTGCCTTACAGTGTGTGCTTTTTTCAACACTTTGGAAGCGTTTTGCTCATGGAAAACCTCAACGTAAG AGTTGTGCTGCAGATTGTTCTAGCTGGTCAGAGCTGAATCTGGTTCTATTGCTTGGGACTTTTGGACACACTCTGAGTCTGGGTTCCAGCAGTTTTATAGAAGAAGAACATCAAACATGGATCTTTTTAGTCAACACACTTTTATTGGTGTTCTTTCAAGATGCCTGCCGGAAATATTTTGCTGCCATTGACTCTAAAGGTAAAGCCAAAAAATGGAATCCAGAAGATGATGAACAACAGACTGCAATTCCTGGTTTATTTGAAGTGTCTTGTCTTGACTCAGATGATGATAACTCAAAAGATTGTAGACAATCGGGTAAAAATTATGAAAAATGGTTGGTTTTATCAAGCCCTTGGATTATTCTTGTGCTTTGCCGGGTGCTCCGTGGTTTAAATCAGACGGGAATCAAATATGCACAGAAGCCTGACTTTGGCCACTGGCTGACAAG CTCCAATCACAGAATTGAACTCTCCATATTGACAGCAGTTTCCCTGTTTCTGATCTTTATTTTGATTCAGAGGACATGTTCCTTTGTTTCCAAAGCAGCACTGGCACTGGGGCTGGTGGGAATCTATTGCTATCGTGCAGCAATTGGAAATGTAGTTTTTCCATGGAAGCCAGATAAATATGATGTTTCGAA GGGAATTATTGAAGCACGTTTTGTTTATGTATTTATCCTTGGCATACTTTTCACGGGAGTTAAAGACCTTTTGAAATCTGGAGTTGTCTCTTCTGACACAGTCTCGAACAGTAGGGGACTCTGGGAAATCTACAATGGGCTCGTACTCTTGGCTGCATTACTCCTTCGTCCTCACAACTTGCCGGTTTTATTGTTCATCCTTATAGTTCAAATGATTTTGACCAGATTTATCTGGAGGACATTGGGTTATGATGCAGCACAAATTACCATCATATATTACTGGTTTGGCCAGGCCTCCTTTTATTTTCAG GGAAATTCAAATAGCATTGCAACTGTGGATATATCAGCTGGTTTCGTGGGCTTTGAGGACTATGTTGAGCTACCAGCAATCCTCCTCACAACATTTGCCACTTATATAGGCCCTTTGCTGTGGGCTGTGCACCTAACCTGTTACATGAGCTCAGAAAGAAGCAG ATATTCTTCTGCTTCAGTGGGACACAGCTGTTACTGTTTTATTCTGTTACGGACAATTCCAGCAGCAGTTTATATTATCCTAATTACCTCTCTGCGTTACCATCTATTTATCTGGAGTGTTTTCTCTCCAAAGTTGCTCTATGAAGGTATGCATACACTTGTAACAGGAGCAGCTTGCATCATGTTCACTGCAATGGATCAGAAAAGAATGTTAAAAACACTTTCATAA
- the pigg gene encoding GPI ethanolamine phosphate transferase 2 isoform X1 — translation MRLRSSLFGCCGLLVQLFGMALFLRGFFPVPARSSGSTKAKVSDVPVEPAGGFASNQTKLPSPLFGRVVIMLVDALREDFVFGVKGKQFMPYTQHLVEQGSSHSFIAKAWPPTVTMPRIKAMMTGKIPGFIDIIMNLNSAALTEDNLIWQAKAAGKRIVFYGDDTWVRMFPNQFTEHDGTTSFFVSDYTEVDENVTRHLDKVLERNDWDLLILHYLGLDHIGHLAGPNSPLIGSKLSEMDNIVQKIHEGLLSKESKTSVPSLLILCGDHGMSDTGSHGGSSKHEVNTPLVFISPAFTKKHSFVVSEYVEQTDLTSTLALGFGLPIPRNNLGHLIPSVLEERPFQEQLRYLNLNGYQLSLLIQESIPAYEKDAGYKLFQIALKSHGSWIKLYLEGNTSETLANLGKKVLRQYLDALKFMSSSLSKIVAQYDMYSMIVGTIIVVEVIFLLLVSIPEALSSTAEFEVPVSSPFYSLLFYLLCLMFAAIHVVVCTSTTTSCYFCNVSWLLVATVIVLISALQCVLFSTLWKRFAHGKPQRKSCAADCSSWSELNLVLLLGTFGHTLSLGSSSFIEEEHQTWIFLVNTLLLVFFQDACRKYFAAIDSKGKAKKWNPEDDEQQTAIPGLFEVSCLDSDDDNSKDCRQSGKNYEKWLVLSSPWIILVLCRVLRGLNQTGIKYAQKPDFGHWLTSSNHRIELSILTAVSLFLIFILIQRTCSFVSKAALALGLVGIYCYRAAIGNVVFPWKPDKYDVSKGIIEARFVYVFILGILFTGVKDLLKSGVVSSDTVSNSRGLWEIYNGLVLLAALLLRPHNLPVLLFILIVQMILTRFIWRTLGYDAAQITIIYYWFGQASFYFQGNSNSIATVDISAGFVGFEDYVELPAILLTTFATYIGPLLWAVHLTCYMSSERSRYSSASVGHSCYCFILLRTIPAAVYIILITSLRYHLFIWSVFSPKLLYEGMHTLVTGAACIMFTAMDQKRMLKTLS, via the exons GCTTTGCATCAAATCAGACAAAACTACCATCTCCATTGTTTGGAAGAGTTGTGATTATGCTGGTGGATGCTTTGAGAGAAGATTTTGTCTTTGGAGTTAAAGGAAAGCAGTTCATGCCATATACCCAACACTTGGTTGAACAAGGTTCATCACACAGTTTTATTGCTAAAGCGTGGCCTCCAACAGTTACTATGCCCAGAATTaag GCAATGATGACTGGTAAAATACCTGGATTTATTGATATAATCATGAACCTAAATTCTGCGGCTCTGACAGAAGATAATCTAATCTGGCAGGCAAAAGCTGCTGGAAAAAGGATTGTGTTCTATGGTGATGACACTTGGGTCCGAATGTTTCCTAATCAATTTACAGAACATGATGGAACTACCTCTTTCTTTGTATCTGATTATACTGAG GTTGATGAAAATGTAACAAGGCATTTGGATAAAGTATTAGAAAGAAATGATTGGGATCTATTAATTTTGCACTACCTTGGATTAGATCATATAGGTCATCTGGCAGGACCAAATAGTCCCTTGATCGGATCAAAACTGTCAGAAATGGATAATATTGTTCAGAAGATTCATGAAGGACTTCTATCCAAG GAAAGTAAAACCTCTGTGCCTAGTTTATTAATATTGTGTGGGGATCACGGGATGTCAGATACTGGCAGTCATGGAGGTTCTTCAAAGCATGAAGTAAACACACCACTAGTTTTCATTAGCCCTGCTTTCACAAAGAAAC ATTCCTTTGTTGTTTCTGAATATGTGGAGCAAACCGATCTCACATCCACTTTAGCATTAGGTTTTGGTTTGCCTATCCCTCGAAACAATTTGGGGCATCTCATTCCATCTGTCCTAGAGGAAAGACCTTTTCAAGAACAGCTAAGATACTTGAATCTTAATGGATACCAACTTAGTCTTCTAATTCAAGAGAGCATTCCTGCGTATGAGAAAG ATGCTGGGTACAAACTATTTCAAATAGCACTGAAATCTCATGGTTCTTGGATCAAACTTTATTTGGAAGGTAACACTTCGGAGACTCTGGCAAACCTAGGAAAAAAAGTGTTGAGGCAGTATTTGGATGCCCTGAAGTTCATGAGCTCCTCGCTTTCCAAAATTGTGGCACAGTATGATATGTACTCAATGATTGTAGGAACAATCATTGTGGTAGAG GTTATCTTCCTTCTGTTAGTAAGTATTCCAGAAGCATTGAGCAGCACTGCTGAATTTGAAGTACCTGTGTCATCACCGTTCTACTCCCTCCTATTCTACCTGCTGTGCCTGATGTTCGCAGCTATTCACGTGGTTGTGTGTACATCAACTACAACATCCTGCTACTTCTGCAATGTGTCCTGGCTCTTGGTTGCAACAGTGATAGTGCTGATATCTGCCTTACAGTGTGTGCTTTTTTCAACACTTTGGAAGCGTTTTGCTCATGGAAAACCTCAACGTAAG AGTTGTGCTGCAGATTGTTCTAGCTGGTCAGAGCTGAATCTGGTTCTATTGCTTGGGACTTTTGGACACACTCTGAGTCTGGGTTCCAGCAGTTTTATAGAAGAAGAACATCAAACATGGATCTTTTTAGTCAACACACTTTTATTGGTGTTCTTTCAAGATGCCTGCCGGAAATATTTTGCTGCCATTGACTCTAAAGGTAAAGCCAAAAAATGGAATCCAGAAGATGATGAACAACAGACTGCAATTCCTGGTTTATTTGAAGTGTCTTGTCTTGACTCAGATGATGATAACTCAAAAGATTGTAGACAATCGGGTAAAAATTATGAAAAATGGTTGGTTTTATCAAGCCCTTGGATTATTCTTGTGCTTTGCCGGGTGCTCCGTGGTTTAAATCAGACGGGAATCAAATATGCACAGAAGCCTGACTTTGGCCACTGGCTGACAAG CTCCAATCACAGAATTGAACTCTCCATATTGACAGCAGTTTCCCTGTTTCTGATCTTTATTTTGATTCAGAGGACATGTTCCTTTGTTTCCAAAGCAGCACTGGCACTGGGGCTGGTGGGAATCTATTGCTATCGTGCAGCAATTGGAAATGTAGTTTTTCCATGGAAGCCAGATAAATATGATGTTTCGAA GGGAATTATTGAAGCACGTTTTGTTTATGTATTTATCCTTGGCATACTTTTCACGGGAGTTAAAGACCTTTTGAAATCTGGAGTTGTCTCTTCTGACACAGTCTCGAACAGTAGGGGACTCTGGGAAATCTACAATGGGCTCGTACTCTTGGCTGCATTACTCCTTCGTCCTCACAACTTGCCGGTTTTATTGTTCATCCTTATAGTTCAAATGATTTTGACCAGATTTATCTGGAGGACATTGGGTTATGATGCAGCACAAATTACCATCATATATTACTGGTTTGGCCAGGCCTCCTTTTATTTTCAG GGAAATTCAAATAGCATTGCAACTGTGGATATATCAGCTGGTTTCGTGGGCTTTGAGGACTATGTTGAGCTACCAGCAATCCTCCTCACAACATTTGCCACTTATATAGGCCCTTTGCTGTGGGCTGTGCACCTAACCTGTTACATGAGCTCAGAAAGAAGCAG ATATTCTTCTGCTTCAGTGGGACACAGCTGTTACTGTTTTATTCTGTTACGGACAATTCCAGCAGCAGTTTATATTATCCTAATTACCTCTCTGCGTTACCATCTATTTATCTGGAGTGTTTTCTCTCCAAAGTTGCTCTATGAAGGTATGCATACACTTGTAACAGGAGCAGCTTGCATCATGTTCACTGCAATGGATCAGAAAAGAATGTTAAAAACACTTTCATAA
- the pigg gene encoding GPI ethanolamine phosphate transferase 2 isoform X3 has translation MLVDALREDFVFGVKGKQFMPYTQHLVEQGSSHSFIAKAWPPTVTMPRIKAMMTGKIPGFIDIIMNLNSAALTEDNLIWQAKAAGKRIVFYGDDTWVRMFPNQFTEHDGTTSFFVSDYTEVDENVTRHLDKVLERNDWDLLILHYLGLDHIGHLAGPNSPLIGSKLSEMDNIVQKIHEGLLSKESKTSVPSLLILCGDHGMSDTGSHGGSSKHEVNTPLVFISPAFTKKHSFVVSEYVEQTDLTSTLALGFGLPIPRNNLGHLIPSVLEERPFQEQLRYLNLNGYQLSLLIQESIPAYEKDAGYKLFQIALKSHGSWIKLYLEGNTSETLANLGKKVLRQYLDALKFMSSSLSKIVAQYDMYSMIVGTIIVVEVIFLLLVSIPEALSSTAEFEVPVSSPFYSLLFYLLCLMFAAIHVVVCTSTTTSCYFCNVSWLLVATVIVLISALQCVLFSTLWKRFAHGKPQRKSCAADCSSWSELNLVLLLGTFGHTLSLGSSSFIEEEHQTWIFLVNTLLLVFFQDACRKYFAAIDSKGKAKKWNPEDDEQQTAIPGLFEVSCLDSDDDNSKDCRQSGKNYEKWLVLSSPWIILVLCRVLRGLNQTGIKYAQKPDFGHWLTSSNHRIELSILTAVSLFLIFILIQRTCSFVSKAALALGLVGIYCYRAAIGNVVFPWKPDKYDVSKGIIEARFVYVFILGILFTGVKDLLKSGVVSSDTVSNSRGLWEIYNGLVLLAALLLRPHNLPVLLFILIVQMILTRFIWRTLGYDAAQITIIYYWFGQASFYFQGNSNSIATVDISAGFVGFEDYVELPAILLTTFATYIGPLLWAVHLTCYMSSERSRYSSASVGHSCYCFILLRTIPAAVYIILITSLRYHLFIWSVFSPKLLYEGMHTLVTGAACIMFTAMDQKRMLKTLS, from the exons ATGCTGGTGGATGCTTTGAGAGAAGATTTTGTCTTTGGAGTTAAAGGAAAGCAGTTCATGCCATATACCCAACACTTGGTTGAACAAGGTTCATCACACAGTTTTATTGCTAAAGCGTGGCCTCCAACAGTTACTATGCCCAGAATTaag GCAATGATGACTGGTAAAATACCTGGATTTATTGATATAATCATGAACCTAAATTCTGCGGCTCTGACAGAAGATAATCTAATCTGGCAGGCAAAAGCTGCTGGAAAAAGGATTGTGTTCTATGGTGATGACACTTGGGTCCGAATGTTTCCTAATCAATTTACAGAACATGATGGAACTACCTCTTTCTTTGTATCTGATTATACTGAG GTTGATGAAAATGTAACAAGGCATTTGGATAAAGTATTAGAAAGAAATGATTGGGATCTATTAATTTTGCACTACCTTGGATTAGATCATATAGGTCATCTGGCAGGACCAAATAGTCCCTTGATCGGATCAAAACTGTCAGAAATGGATAATATTGTTCAGAAGATTCATGAAGGACTTCTATCCAAG GAAAGTAAAACCTCTGTGCCTAGTTTATTAATATTGTGTGGGGATCACGGGATGTCAGATACTGGCAGTCATGGAGGTTCTTCAAAGCATGAAGTAAACACACCACTAGTTTTCATTAGCCCTGCTTTCACAAAGAAAC ATTCCTTTGTTGTTTCTGAATATGTGGAGCAAACCGATCTCACATCCACTTTAGCATTAGGTTTTGGTTTGCCTATCCCTCGAAACAATTTGGGGCATCTCATTCCATCTGTCCTAGAGGAAAGACCTTTTCAAGAACAGCTAAGATACTTGAATCTTAATGGATACCAACTTAGTCTTCTAATTCAAGAGAGCATTCCTGCGTATGAGAAAG ATGCTGGGTACAAACTATTTCAAATAGCACTGAAATCTCATGGTTCTTGGATCAAACTTTATTTGGAAGGTAACACTTCGGAGACTCTGGCAAACCTAGGAAAAAAAGTGTTGAGGCAGTATTTGGATGCCCTGAAGTTCATGAGCTCCTCGCTTTCCAAAATTGTGGCACAGTATGATATGTACTCAATGATTGTAGGAACAATCATTGTGGTAGAG GTTATCTTCCTTCTGTTAGTAAGTATTCCAGAAGCATTGAGCAGCACTGCTGAATTTGAAGTACCTGTGTCATCACCGTTCTACTCCCTCCTATTCTACCTGCTGTGCCTGATGTTCGCAGCTATTCACGTGGTTGTGTGTACATCAACTACAACATCCTGCTACTTCTGCAATGTGTCCTGGCTCTTGGTTGCAACAGTGATAGTGCTGATATCTGCCTTACAGTGTGTGCTTTTTTCAACACTTTGGAAGCGTTTTGCTCATGGAAAACCTCAACGTAAG AGTTGTGCTGCAGATTGTTCTAGCTGGTCAGAGCTGAATCTGGTTCTATTGCTTGGGACTTTTGGACACACTCTGAGTCTGGGTTCCAGCAGTTTTATAGAAGAAGAACATCAAACATGGATCTTTTTAGTCAACACACTTTTATTGGTGTTCTTTCAAGATGCCTGCCGGAAATATTTTGCTGCCATTGACTCTAAAGGTAAAGCCAAAAAATGGAATCCAGAAGATGATGAACAACAGACTGCAATTCCTGGTTTATTTGAAGTGTCTTGTCTTGACTCAGATGATGATAACTCAAAAGATTGTAGACAATCGGGTAAAAATTATGAAAAATGGTTGGTTTTATCAAGCCCTTGGATTATTCTTGTGCTTTGCCGGGTGCTCCGTGGTTTAAATCAGACGGGAATCAAATATGCACAGAAGCCTGACTTTGGCCACTGGCTGACAAG CTCCAATCACAGAATTGAACTCTCCATATTGACAGCAGTTTCCCTGTTTCTGATCTTTATTTTGATTCAGAGGACATGTTCCTTTGTTTCCAAAGCAGCACTGGCACTGGGGCTGGTGGGAATCTATTGCTATCGTGCAGCAATTGGAAATGTAGTTTTTCCATGGAAGCCAGATAAATATGATGTTTCGAA GGGAATTATTGAAGCACGTTTTGTTTATGTATTTATCCTTGGCATACTTTTCACGGGAGTTAAAGACCTTTTGAAATCTGGAGTTGTCTCTTCTGACACAGTCTCGAACAGTAGGGGACTCTGGGAAATCTACAATGGGCTCGTACTCTTGGCTGCATTACTCCTTCGTCCTCACAACTTGCCGGTTTTATTGTTCATCCTTATAGTTCAAATGATTTTGACCAGATTTATCTGGAGGACATTGGGTTATGATGCAGCACAAATTACCATCATATATTACTGGTTTGGCCAGGCCTCCTTTTATTTTCAG GGAAATTCAAATAGCATTGCAACTGTGGATATATCAGCTGGTTTCGTGGGCTTTGAGGACTATGTTGAGCTACCAGCAATCCTCCTCACAACATTTGCCACTTATATAGGCCCTTTGCTGTGGGCTGTGCACCTAACCTGTTACATGAGCTCAGAAAGAAGCAG ATATTCTTCTGCTTCAGTGGGACACAGCTGTTACTGTTTTATTCTGTTACGGACAATTCCAGCAGCAGTTTATATTATCCTAATTACCTCTCTGCGTTACCATCTATTTATCTGGAGTGTTTTCTCTCCAAAGTTGCTCTATGAAGGTATGCATACACTTGTAACAGGAGCAGCTTGCATCATGTTCACTGCAATGGATCAGAAAAGAATGTTAAAAACACTTTCATAA